The Juglans regia cultivar Chandler chromosome 11, Walnut 2.0, whole genome shotgun sequence genome contains the following window.
ACTCAATTTGCTACCCCATTTTAACaccttatgtattttattttattttatttttttctttacttaatagttaaggaagtgactattagtgtattgatatttttttatatattttaaaaatgttttaaaatgataaaaaaaatacaaataaaaaattttttaaaaaaaaatagaaaggtgATTTTGGCCTAGTGGTAAGTTGAAGCGGGCTACTCTGAGTGGCAAAGTAGCACTGCTCTTCTTTTAATATGCCTGAATGGCCGTGAGATTTGGGTGATCTCTCCAAGTGGTAGTTCGAATAGTGACTACAAAGCCTCTTACATTAAAATTAGGAGGGATGCTAAAAATCATCTCACACagtacattttatatattttagattttattttattttatttttattaaactaattaagttgttctgctcatcattcatacatcatgtactttttatgaaaaaaagaaaaaaaataaaataaaagagatatggTGTGTGTTGTATGGAgtgataagaaaaattaatataaaattagaatttataaaagtttaGGGCTCATATTGTAGGACTTATTGATTTAgtttattgtaaagtaattaATGAAATCACGACGTGGTGATATGTGATTGGAGAGCATAAAAACCATTTTTGCAGATAAAAGATTGAGATCAGAGGGGTTGAAAAAAACCCCCTAATGAATTGTAAATGATATATGGtagatttttataagattttaaagcTTTGCTTTTGTAagtaatattagagaaataCATTATAAACCCTTTTACACATGACACACATATATTTAGGAGGGTGGTCGATATTGTTATATTAgaaatttgtggaaaaaatgTAAAGGAACACTGCTAAGTTTGGTCGATGTTAACCCAAGGGAAATTTATCTGAATTAAATCTAGAATTGCTTTGCTGATCTCTTTTGTACAGTTTGAATGAAGAGTTGTATCTCATAATTAATGTACAACTGTTATAGAGCACTGCAAATCTCATACTTTTGCATTCTCAAATTAACGTCTTGTCCAATTGTTGGCATTAAGAATTGATGAAGCCTCAATTTATACATGAATTGCTCCATTTAAACAACTTGGCCTGGAGTACTGATCCACCTcacatattttaattccttaaCATGCCTTAGAAACGAATAGGTACAACATTATGACTTACCAAACCACAAAGATGATgcctaatttctaattttttttttcctggaatACTGGTATTAATATAGAATTCAGAATGGGGATGTTGAGGTACAAGGAGCACCCCGCACTCTTTCACCTTCACGTTCGAGCTACTTGTTTTAACTGATGCTCCAATATAGCTCCATCCATCGAAATTATTTGACTGCTCCAAAAACCACTTGGCTGGTAGATACACCCCAAACCCAATTGGCCCTACAGAAGGGTCTTCGGGGGCACGAAGGACTAAGGGTTCTTTCAGAGGACCTTCATTAGTCTCAAAATGATAAACAAACTCAACAAACTGGCCTTCATCTGGATGACTATCCTTGAAAATCCTTGGATCTGAATTCTCTATCTCATCAACTTcataaatagtaaaatgaacATATGCCTTCCACTTACTATTATTATCTAAGTTTGGATGGatttgaagtgttacatgagAACCAAAACTTCTCATGTTGAACCACTGTGGAATTTCAGCTCCCAAGTAAGATGCACACATTACCTTGGgcttaaaacaattattttcctGCATGTGAAgtaagaacaaaaaatagaaagatgtTAATTGGAGTATATTAAATAACCACTCCCACAAAACATCTTATGAAGAGATCAAAGAGACTCACAACGTCATAGCCTTTTGTCTGCAAATTACTCTCTTCATGATTCAAGCTTCTAATGTAGTAGACTCTGTCATCAAAACCAATATAAAAGGCCCCAATAGAGTCATCATTGGTCATAAACATTTCTTGCATAGAACAAGCATCATTTGAGCCAAACTCTGGCACTGCGAAAAACTTAGTGAATTTGATAGCAGTTCCACTTTTATACAATTGTTCCAGATACACCTCACCATTTATGTCTTCAATTCCACCAAGTGCTAGGCAATTAGATACATCCAGAATTTTAAGAGAAGACAAACTACAAATAACACTCAAAAATTTTGAGAGCTTTTTGCAGTTATGTAAAGACAATATAGAAAGGCCGCATAAACTCTTAAATGATGGGGGTAGTTCCTTTATGGCAGTACCATCCAAATAAAGTAACTGCAATGAAGTCATGTTTCCCACAATGTCTGGGAACTTCTCAAATCTTGAACAAtcagaaagataaaaatattcaagagaCTCCAAGCTAATCTCATTTGGAAACCTTTTAAGGCGTTTGCAAGCATGTAGATTCAATCGTCTAAGCCGTTTGAGAACACCAATAGATTTGTGGACCTTAGATAAACTTGTACAACCTTCAAGGTCTAGTGTCTCAAGACTTGGGACTCCGGTGAAATCTGGTGTCTCCAGCAAGTTTTGAGAGCCGCTAAGATCAAAGCGTTTCAAACTCCCAAAACTCTATTATAGAACAATAAATATTGAACAAAAAAAGCATTAACGAGCTTAGTACGATTAGtagaaagaagaacaagaagaacaagaagaaaacaccTTACACTAATTCCCTTCCATAGTTGCTTCATGTGACTGCATGGAAATCTAAGTTCAATAAGATTGTCTGCTTGAAAGATGTTTGACAAGGATTTTGAAGGATATTCAGACCATTCTAGCACCCGTAACCCATGTGTTGGCATGAATCTTAAAGGGTCGGCACTGTGCCAATGCAGATTCAATAACTTATGATAGAGATTAGAAAAACTTATGTTGACAAAACTTGTGTTGTGAATTTTAAGAATTctcaatttcttcatctttgagAAGGCTCTAACACTGAATCGTTCCTCATTTTGATTAACTGAGTTTAGCACTATGCCTTCAATCACGTCAGTTCCCTAAAAACCAAGAACAATAAAATTGTGTgagaaatatttacaaaaaacttaagAGTTAGAATGAAAATACACTATACATTTATATCTGGATTAATCCACTTACAGTATTATTCTTCAACACATGAAGGACATCCTTATAATGCCACAATCTACTACGCCGGCCAGGCTCTTTGGGAGATTcatcataaattatttcttgACCCATTTTTTGTAGCAAATCATGCATCATCAACCTTTTTGATGAGATGGTTATAAGACATTTCTCCATTAGAATATCAATATTGAGGTATGGGTAGTAACCAAAACTTTCTAATATATCCATTAAAATGTTATCTAAAAGCTCTCCATTGAAAAAACAAGCAATATCTAAAAACAGTTTCTTTTGCAAATCCTCCAATCCATCAAAACCTACTTGAAGTATatctaaaattcttttattagGATTTGCTTTCAGTTGATCCCAAGCACCTTTCCATGCATTTGTTCCTCTACCAAACAAGGAGGACCCTAAAACTTTGAGAGCTAAAGGAAGGCCTTGAGCATATTTCACAAAGCCTTTGGATAAATCAACATAATTTTCTTCAGGATAAGCTTTCTTGAAAGCTGCCAAACTAAAGAGCTGCAATGCTTCATGattattcaactcattaacCCTATAGATATCATTCACTCCATgtctttttaataaatggttATCTCTGCTCGTTAAAATGATTCTACTCCCTGGACCAAACCAATCATGGCTCCCTGCTAATGCTGTTAGATGTTCTTCTCTGTCCACATCATCAAGGactaaaattacttttttataacataGTCTATTGCGTATCATATTCATTCCCTCACGATCATCCCATATGTTTATTGCCTTTTCCATGAAGATCTTAGaaagaagttgtttttgtaaagaaacTAAATCACGAtttctagtttcttctctaaTATAGGCAATAAAGCTGCTAGCTTCAAATTGGTGAGATATTCTATCATAAATGACTTCTGCCAAAGTTGTCTTACCCACTCCAGCCATACCATGAATTCCTATAAAGCGaacatcatccaatccaataGCAAGTATGTTCATCATTTCCTCCACACGGGATTCTATTCCAACAAGGTCCTTGGAAAGAGTTGAAAAGTTACGACTCAATCCTTGAAGTATccttttaatgatttcttggaCAATTGTTGATTCATACCTGGgaaaaatgataagataattaattattatgagaTAGTGATAGCCTTTCAAGAGCCAAATGTATGATAATGTATTAATGTGCAATATAGCACATTATACGGAGCATGGTTTTGGCATTTTGGTTGTAACCTCCATGCTCCATTTGTATATGGTATTACTCTACCCCAAATAAGGGttgttaataaaattagagtactGTTCTCATGTCTACAATATTATAGCACCCTAATAATGTTTAACTTTTGACCCTTACATTTCCATTGTGTTTGGGTCAGAATTAGTTGAGTTTGGGTGTTGTTTCTAAATGTGAATCCATAGGAGAATGGTAGGTTTTGGTAAGGAATCAGGGTTTCTTGGTGCGTTGATGATTTGGGAGTTGTTGTTGATGTCAAATTCAAAGGGACAAGACATCATGATGTAGTTTCATATAATTGATTGTAAAGTACAAGGGAATTGGCTTAGGGAGCAATGTAATGATATGTAGTCAAAAGTAACTGATGCATATAGTAAAGTGGCTAGAGGAAGGAAGTTGTAGCTCTGAGGATGAAGGGATGCCATAGAAATGCTGACTTTTACAGGAATAGATATGGATGCAAATTATGAAGGTAGTCAAGTCCCTAGAGAGGAGGAACCATGAGTGATGATACAATTAATAGTTAgacaaatatacatattttaaaaaaatccaaccaagaGGGAAAATTGGGTGATGGCAATAGCTAAATTGCCAATCGTCGAAGATGAAATGATTAATATTAGGGGGCAAGCACCAGTTGAATGGGCAGGCAAATCTCCCTCATCGTTTCCCTAAATTCGTGGTCATCCACAACCAAAAGCAACCGAATAGATCTTGATTCAGAAACATTAAATAGATCATCAAATGTTCAATCTGAATCTAGCGTACTACGTAAAGCCATATcagttaataaatttatttttgtgaaatctcttaCGGGAGGTTTGGATACTGAGTAtagaagagatgagttgagatgttattatttttttgagatttgaaaaagttaaattgtttattatattttgtatgaaaatttgagaaatttgtaatgatctagatgagataaaatgaaattgagaAGAAATGTTTTTCCTATCCAAACCTAATCGTGGCAATAGTACTTctctaataaaaaagtaatagatcATAAGgatcaaatattaaatttatttaattaaagggATTAGATTtcacatcaataatttataatttttgtcacgTGAGCTAGATTGCTAACTGATCAACGCGAGCCTAACATGTGTATTTATATGGATCCAATTAAATTTGATTGGTGCAATCGACTGGAATCCAATTTTATGGGGGTAAATATTTGAGAATCTCCAACTTATCCATACATGCTCTCgctataagaataataaaaaaaaatgttacctAAGATGAAAATGCCATCCGGATATGTTGCCCACTTCTTTGAAAGCAACTCTCCACGTTTGCATCTTCTCCATATCAATATTAGGGTCTTCTTCATGCCTAGCACAAGCTTCTGCAAAAGCCCCAGTTTGGTTTCGTACCTCAGAGGGATCAACATGGTAGAAAATAGGCAAAATTGTCAAACTCGTCTCTCTCATGCATTTGACAATCTGGGCAAGTTCAGTCAAGCACCATCTTGAGGAAGCATAGTTTTTTGAGATAATGGGGATGGCGTACATAGATTCACGTATTGCTTTCAAGAGCTCTTGAGAAATATACTTTCCTCGCTCAAGTTTCTCGTCGTCTTTATAGGCAATAATGCCTTTCTTTTCTAAAGCAGTGTATAAATGGTCTGTAAAACTCTTGCGGGTGTCTTCGCCATGGAAATTGAGGAAAACATCATGTATCCATCGAGGTCTTGGAGAAGTGGAAGAAGACGGTGGTACTGATGATGAGGCTCTTTGAGAACTTAGGGGAACCATTggacacttgaaaaaaaaaacttgtttgaaGAAATGTTTGCTAGTAATTTGGAGATCACTAGGAGAATTATGAGAAGAGCTAGCACTAACAGgctagctagatatatatatatatatatatatatatctatataggAAAGaggtgttaagatataaaatgataaaatctacctctttccataagcttaagcttttgggacaagtggtgatttcacatgttgaggaataatcccacattggttgtggacaaggtcttgggcatgtttataagcattgagcaatcctctcttatataaccggttttatgagatgagttagcccatgaatttcatcatggtatcagagcctgccacaggacgaatgtgggcctacactacttaccccgtgacaaggaccagaaaaaatactggcctgcacgtgagggagggtgttgaggaataatcccacattggttgtggacaaggtcttgggcatgtttataagcattgagcaatcctctcttatataaccggttttatgagatgagttaggcccatgaatttcatcaagagGCTCCCTTGCTTTGCAAACTATCAAACAGTTTAACAAACATCACCATTAGTGGGAATCAGGCCAGCTTGATCATGGGTTGATGTTAATTTCAACCTAGAAGACGTAAACAAGACGGAAGAAAATTTGAGATCAGTTGACTTGGACAATTGATCATGCACATTAATGGTCTTGGCCCATGATAGGAACAATACCGTTAGAAATATGCCAGCTATATGTAATGAAAAGTGATGCTCTGCAAAAGTCATCCAGAAAGAAAACGAAAGATTCttatttctatctttttctctcttttttcattgcaaaaattaatttacatttCACACGGAATTGTTACGGAgagagatattttataattggtACTGCTAAGTGTTTTGGGTTTTCAATTCTTTTAGGCAAATCTTTTGCTAGGGGTCAAATGAAATATGCTTATCTAGTGGTGCCTTGGGGGAAAAAAAGATTGCG
Protein-coding sequences here:
- the LOC108993549 gene encoding disease resistance protein RPV1-like, whose product is MVPLSSQRASSSVPPSSSTSPRPRWIHDVFLNFHGEDTRKSFTDHLYTALEKKGIIAYKDDEKLERGKYISQELLKAIRESMYAIPIISKNYASSRWCLTELAQIVKCMRETSLTILPIFYHVDPSEVRNQTGAFAEACARHEEDPNIDMEKMQTWRVAFKEVGNISGWHFHLRYESTIVQEIIKRILQGLSRNFSTLSKDLVGIESRVEEMMNILAIGLDDVRFIGIHGMAGVGKTTLAEVIYDRISHQFEASSFIAYIREETRNRDLVSLQKQLLSKIFMEKAINIWDDREGMNMIRNRLCYKKVILVLDDVDREEHLTALAGSHDWFGPGSRIILTSRDNHLLKRHGVNDIYRVNELNNHEALQLFSLAAFKKAYPEENYVDLSKGFVKYAQGLPLALKVLGSSLFGRGTNAWKGAWDQLKANPNKRILDILQVGFDGLEDLQKKLFLDIACFFNGELLDNILMDILESFGYYPYLNIDILMEKCLITISSKRLMMHDLLQKMGQEIIYDESPKEPGRRSRLWHYKDVLHVLKNNTGTDVIEGIVLNSVNQNEERFSVRAFSKMKKLRILKIHNTSFVNISFSNLYHKLLNLHWHSADPLRFMPTHGLRVLEWSEYPSKSLSNIFQADNLIELRFPCSHMKQLWKGISSFGSLKRFDLSGSQNLLETPDFTGVPSLETLDLEGCTSLSKVHKSIGVLKRLRRLNLHACKRLKRFPNEISLESLEYFYLSDCSRFEKFPDIVGNMTSLQLLYLDGTAIKELPPSFKSLCGLSILSLHNCKKLSKFLSVICSLSSLKILDVSNCLALGGIEDINGEVYLEQLYKSGTAIKFTKFFAVPEFGSNDACSMQEMFMTNDDSIGAFYIGFDDRVYYIRSLNHEESNLQTKGYDVENNCFKPKVMCASYLGAEIPQWFNMRSFGSHVTLQIHPNLDNNSKWKAYVHFTIYEVDEIENSDPRIFKDSHPDEGQFVEFVYHFETNEGPLKEPLVLRAPEDPSVGPIGFGVYLPAKWFLEQSNNFDGWSYIGASVKTSSSNVKVKECGVLLVPQHPHSEFYINTSIPGKKKLEIRHHLCGLVSHNVVPIRF